The Nitrospira sp. genome includes a region encoding these proteins:
- a CDS encoding aldehyde dehydrogenase family protein: MTTVTAPIPLHAQVQSFIRTPRKMLIGGRWRDAASGKTFATYNPATGDTLVQVAEGDHVDVNHAVKAARTAFESGPWRKLTASERGKLIWKLADLLESHAEEFAQLESLDNGKPVGVARVADVALAVDLFRYMAGWATKIEGNTIPISVPYTPGAKYLAYTLREPVGVVAQIIPWNFPLLMAAWKLGPALAAGCTVVLKPAEQTPLSALRLGELICEAGFPDGVVNIVPGFGETAGAALAAHPDVDKVAFTGSTEVGKLILGAAAGNLKKVSLELGGKSPNIVCKDADVEACIPGVSSAIFFNHGQCCCAGSRLFIEKNIFDQVVEGVAANATKIKVGPGMDPTTQMGPLVSDEQQRRVLSYLESGFSQGAKAVVGGHKLGDKGYFVEPTVLVDTKQDMKVMQEEIFGPVVCAMPFTDVEEVLPAANNSIYGLAAAVWTRDIGKAHRIAAELRAGSVWINCYNIFDAALPFGGYKQSGWGREMGHDALELYTEVKAVTVRL, from the coding sequence ATGACGACCGTCACTGCGCCTATCCCCTTGCACGCACAAGTCCAATCGTTCATCCGCACCCCCCGCAAGATGCTGATCGGCGGTCGGTGGCGCGACGCCGCCTCGGGCAAAACATTTGCCACCTATAACCCTGCCACCGGCGATACCCTCGTTCAGGTGGCCGAAGGTGATCATGTCGACGTAAACCATGCAGTCAAGGCAGCACGAACCGCCTTTGAGAGTGGACCCTGGCGGAAGCTCACGGCCTCCGAACGTGGCAAACTGATCTGGAAGCTCGCTGACCTACTCGAGTCCCATGCAGAGGAGTTTGCCCAACTCGAATCGCTGGATAATGGGAAACCGGTTGGGGTGGCTCGAGTCGCGGATGTGGCACTCGCGGTAGATCTCTTCCGGTACATGGCAGGCTGGGCGACCAAAATCGAAGGCAACACGATTCCCATTTCCGTGCCCTACACCCCGGGCGCCAAGTATCTGGCCTATACCCTCCGTGAACCGGTGGGCGTCGTGGCGCAAATCATCCCTTGGAACTTCCCCCTCCTGATGGCGGCCTGGAAGCTCGGACCAGCGCTCGCCGCTGGCTGCACCGTGGTCTTGAAGCCGGCCGAGCAGACGCCGCTGTCGGCCTTGCGACTGGGTGAACTGATCTGCGAAGCGGGATTCCCGGACGGCGTCGTCAACATCGTACCTGGGTTCGGTGAAACGGCAGGCGCCGCCCTGGCGGCACACCCGGATGTCGACAAGGTGGCCTTCACCGGTTCCACCGAGGTAGGCAAGCTCATCCTCGGCGCAGCGGCCGGTAATCTCAAGAAGGTGTCGCTCGAGCTGGGAGGGAAATCACCCAACATCGTCTGCAAAGACGCCGACGTAGAAGCCTGCATCCCCGGAGTCTCCAGCGCGATTTTCTTCAACCATGGCCAATGTTGCTGCGCCGGTTCTCGTCTCTTCATCGAAAAGAACATCTTCGACCAAGTGGTCGAAGGAGTCGCAGCCAATGCGACGAAGATCAAAGTCGGTCCGGGGATGGATCCCACGACTCAAATGGGTCCACTCGTCTCGGATGAACAACAGCGGCGCGTCCTCAGCTATCTGGAGTCTGGGTTTTCTCAGGGAGCGAAGGCCGTGGTGGGCGGACACAAACTCGGAGACAAGGGCTACTTCGTGGAACCGACCGTCCTCGTCGACACTAAGCAGGACATGAAGGTCATGCAGGAGGAAATCTTCGGGCCGGTCGTCTGTGCGATGCCCTTCACGGATGTGGAGGAAGTCCTTCCGGCTGCGAACAACTCTATCTACGGATTGGCCGCGGCGGTCTGGACCCGTGACATCGGCAAGGCCCACCGTATCGCGGCGGAACTGCGAGCCGGCTCCGTGTGGATCAACTGCTACAACATCTTTGACGCTGCCCTGCCGTTCGGCGGCTACAAGCAATCGGGCTGGGGCCGGGAAATGGGCCACGACGCGCTGGAACTCTACACCGAGGTGAAAGCCGTCACCGTGCGACTGTGA